In Comamonas sp. lk, the following proteins share a genomic window:
- the nirB gene encoding nitrite reductase large subunit NirB, with the protein MKKSKLVMIGNGMAGVRALEELLTIAPDLYDITVFGAEPHPNYNRILLSPVLAGEQTLSDIVLNDWAWYQDNHILLHAGYTVTAVDRARRVVHAVNAGGETVSAEYDRLIMATGSNPFILPIPGKDLQGVLAYRDIADTEAMIEAAKTLKHAVVIGGGLLGLEAANGLMKRGMQVTVVHVGDWLMERQLDEQAGRMLQTSLAERGMQFCMQAQTQELLGDASGRVSAVRFKDGSEIPAELVVMAVGIRPNTGLAESMHLHVNRGIVVSDTLQTVTDPRIYAVGECAAHRGVAYGLVAPLFEQGKVLANHLAEFGIGRYLGSLTSTKLKVTGIDLFSAGDFQGGGDTEEILMSDPYAGVYKKLVIKDDKLVGACLYGDTVDGSWYFKLLREGRSVADIRDKLMFGESNLGDAGHQGQNKAAALADGDEVCGCNGVTKGAICKAIKDKGLFTLDDVRKHTKASASCGSCTGLVEQIIMFTAGGDYSASPKTKAMCGCTDHGHQAVRDAIREHKLLSTDAVFHFMEWRTPNGCASCRPAVNYYLVSTWPKEAKDDPQSRFINERSHANIQKDGTYSVIPRMWGGETTASELRRIADVVDKYQIPTVKVTGGQRIDLLGVKKEDLQGVWNDIGMPCGHAYAKALRTVKTCVGSEWCRMGTQDSTQMGKDLERAMWRMYAPHKVKFAVSGCPRNCAESGIKDVGIIGVDSGWEMYIAGNGGIKTEVAHFFTKLKTAEEVLEYTGAFMQLYRLEGWYLERTVHYVNRVGLDHVKRRILEDEPGRKALWEQLQFALEGEPDPWFETDKAAVDTRQFQALPVMPTQSTGVSA; encoded by the coding sequence ATGAAAAAATCCAAATTGGTCATGATTGGCAACGGAATGGCAGGCGTTCGCGCTCTGGAAGAGCTGCTGACCATCGCCCCCGATTTGTACGACATCACGGTGTTCGGCGCCGAGCCGCACCCCAACTACAACCGCATCCTGCTGTCGCCGGTACTGGCCGGGGAGCAGACGCTCAGCGATATCGTGCTCAACGACTGGGCCTGGTATCAGGACAACCATATCCTGCTGCACGCCGGCTACACGGTGACGGCCGTGGACAGAGCCCGCCGCGTGGTGCACGCGGTCAATGCCGGCGGCGAGACGGTCAGTGCCGAGTACGACCGCCTGATCATGGCCACGGGCTCCAATCCCTTCATCCTGCCCATTCCCGGCAAGGACTTGCAGGGGGTGCTGGCCTATCGCGATATTGCCGATACCGAGGCCATGATCGAAGCGGCCAAGACGCTCAAACATGCGGTGGTGATCGGCGGCGGCCTGCTGGGGCTGGAGGCGGCCAACGGCCTGATGAAGCGCGGCATGCAGGTGACGGTGGTGCATGTGGGCGACTGGCTGATGGAGCGCCAGCTCGACGAGCAGGCAGGCCGCATGCTGCAGACTTCTCTGGCCGAGCGCGGCATGCAGTTTTGCATGCAGGCGCAAACGCAGGAGCTGCTGGGTGACGCCAGCGGCCGCGTGAGCGCCGTGCGCTTCAAGGACGGCAGCGAGATTCCGGCCGAGCTGGTGGTCATGGCCGTGGGCATACGCCCCAATACCGGCCTGGCCGAGTCCATGCATCTGCATGTGAATCGCGGCATCGTGGTCAGCGACACCTTGCAGACCGTGACCGATCCGCGCATCTACGCCGTGGGCGAATGTGCGGCGCACCGTGGTGTTGCCTACGGGCTGGTGGCGCCGCTGTTCGAGCAGGGCAAGGTGCTGGCCAACCATCTGGCCGAATTCGGCATCGGCCGCTATCTGGGCTCGCTGACCTCGACCAAGCTCAAGGTCACCGGCATCGATCTGTTCTCGGCCGGCGACTTCCAGGGCGGCGGCGATACCGAAGAGATTCTGATGAGCGACCCCTATGCCGGGGTCTACAAAAAGCTGGTCATCAAGGACGACAAGCTGGTCGGCGCCTGCCTCTACGGCGACACGGTGGACGGCAGCTGGTATTTCAAGCTGCTGCGCGAGGGCCGCAGCGTGGCCGATATTCGCGACAAGCTGATGTTTGGCGAATCCAATCTGGGCGACGCCGGCCACCAGGGTCAGAACAAGGCGGCGGCCCTGGCCGATGGCGACGAGGTCTGCGGCTGCAACGGCGTGACCAAGGGCGCCATCTGCAAGGCCATCAAGGACAAGGGCTTGTTCACGCTCGACGATGTGCGCAAGCACACCAAGGCCAGCGCCAGCTGCGGCTCCTGCACCGGGCTGGTGGAGCAGATCATCATGTTCACGGCCGGCGGCGACTATTCCGCATCGCCCAAGACCAAGGCCATGTGCGGCTGCACCGACCACGGTCATCAGGCCGTGCGCGATGCGATCCGCGAGCACAAGCTGTTGAGCACCGATGCCGTGTTCCACTTCATGGAGTGGCGCACGCCCAATGGCTGCGCTTCCTGCCGTCCGGCCGTCAACTACTACCTGGTCAGCACCTGGCCCAAGGAGGCCAAGGACGATCCGCAAAGCCGCTTCATCAACGAGCGCAGCCACGCCAACATCCAGAAAGACGGTACCTACAGCGTGATCCCGCGCATGTGGGGCGGAGAGACCACGGCCTCCGAGCTGCGCCGCATTGCCGATGTGGTGGACAAGTACCAGATTCCTACTGTCAAGGTGACGGGCGGCCAGCGCATCGACCTGCTGGGCGTGAAGAAGGAAGACCTGCAAGGCGTGTGGAATGACATAGGCATGCCCTGCGGCCACGCCTACGCCAAGGCCTTGCGCACGGTCAAGACCTGTGTGGGCAGCGAATGGTGCCGCATGGGCACGCAGGACAGCACGCAGATGGGCAAGGATCTGGAGCGGGCCATGTGGCGCATGTATGCGCCGCACAAGGTGAAGTTCGCCGTCAGCGGCTGTCCGCGCAACTGTGCGGAGTCCGGCATCAAGGACGTGGGAATCATAGGCGTGGACTCGGGTTGGGAGATGTATATCGCCGGCAACGGCGGCATCAAGACCGAGGTGGCGCATTTTTTCACCAAGCTCAAGACCGCCGAGGAAGTGCTGGAGTACACGGGCGCCTTCATGCAGCTGTACCGCCTGGAAGGCTGGTATCTGGAGCGCACCGTGCATTACGTCAACCGCGTCGGGCTAGACCATGTGAAGCGCCGCATTCTTGAAGATGAACCAGGCCGCAAGGCACTGTGGGAGCAGCTGCAGTTTGCGCTGGAAGGCGAGCCCGACCCCTGGTTCGAAACCGACAAGGCGGCTGTGGATACGCGCCAGTTCCAGGCCCTGCCTGTGATGCCAACCCAAAGCACTGGCGTCAGCGCCTGA
- the nirD gene encoding nitrite reductase small subunit NirD, giving the protein MSEWISICTIDDIPVLGARRVARAKGLDVAVFRNSEDEVFALLDSCPHKGGPLSQGIVFGRSVACPLHNWTIALSTGQAAAPDEGCTPYFSVRVQDGEVQLCAEELASRALEQTRPHAGPAHCAGKSGCATA; this is encoded by the coding sequence ATGAGTGAATGGATTTCTATCTGCACGATTGACGACATCCCCGTGCTGGGCGCACGCCGTGTGGCGCGGGCCAAAGGCCTGGATGTGGCCGTGTTTCGCAATAGCGAAGACGAAGTGTTTGCGCTGCTGGACAGCTGTCCGCACAAGGGCGGGCCTTTGTCGCAAGGCATTGTGTTCGGCCGCAGCGTGGCCTGCCCGCTGCACAACTGGACGATTGCCTTGAGCACCGGCCAGGCAGCGGCGCCCGATGAAGGCTGCACGCCTTATTTCAGCGTGCGTGTGCAGGACGGCGAGGTGCAGCTGTGCGCAGAAGAACTGGCCAGCCGTGCGCTGGAGCAGACGCGACCGCATGCAGGGCCCGCACATTGCGCTGGCAAGTCTGGCTGCGCCACGGCCTAG
- a CDS encoding nitrate reductase gives MRETKSTCPYCGVGCGVVIESEGRSIVGVRGDPDHPANQGRLCSKGSSLHLTAAPELAQQARLLQPMRRLERSAAPEAVSWDAALDEVAARIANIHADHGPDALGFYLSGQLLTEDYYVFNKLVKGLLGTNNLDTNSRLCMSSAVAGYKATLGADAPPACYEDIDLAGCLFITGSNMAWAHPILFRRVEEAKARNPQLKIIVADPRKTETAELADLYLPLQPGSDVMLFHGLLHIMLWEGWTDSAYIARHTSGFAELKQLVREATPEQVSRVCGLPVADLYQAARWMALGGAEALDGQRQPTLSLYCQGLNQSRSGTANNAALINLHLATGQIGRPGAGPLSLTGQPNAMGGREVGGLSNLLSAHRDLANPEHRAEVASLWGVDAVPAQPGKAALEMFEAAADGQIKALWIACTNPAQSMPNQAMVRRALERAELVVVQEAFAATETTAYADVLLPATTWGEKLGTVTNSERRISRVRSAVAAPGLAQHDWQIGVQLAQRLERRLRPGLPSLFAYDTAQAEAGAEAIWNEHRESTRGRDLDITGLSWSVLEAQGPQQWPMPSGADTGVKRLYADGRFATADGRATFDVQPWKAVAVPRDARHPFSLNTGRLRDQWHGMTRTGQLGRLFSHVSEPQLQMHAQDMQRLQLQSGDLVHVSNPLGAIALPVVADAGLQPAQVYLPMHWGSMFLSGKSSKGLRLAGVNALTTDQRCPRSRQPELKHVAVKVLKAEMPWTCLGMAWLDESQVQRVRQALAALMQEFDFASSVLFGRAVPLEQAAQGRSGVQFRAAAYEAPSAAVLARLHELLQLGGTDALRYVDARRQCSRAMALRKHEGQTLLDSFLLCGDASAGQWLAPILRDEQSTQSFGRLLLASGKMPPTAMPARSRQVCACMNVDEAGITQQLQQCSGTAQERLESLKSQLGCGTRCGSCIPQIKQLVQSVAVVA, from the coding sequence ATGCGTGAGACCAAGTCCACCTGTCCCTACTGCGGCGTCGGCTGTGGCGTGGTTATCGAGTCCGAGGGGCGCAGCATTGTCGGCGTGCGCGGCGACCCGGACCATCCTGCCAACCAGGGGCGTTTGTGCAGCAAAGGCAGCAGCCTGCATCTGACCGCTGCACCGGAGCTGGCGCAGCAGGCCCGCTTGCTGCAGCCCATGCGCAGGCTGGAGCGCAGCGCTGCACCGGAGGCGGTGAGCTGGGATGCTGCCCTGGACGAGGTGGCCGCGCGCATTGCCAACATCCATGCCGATCACGGGCCCGATGCCCTGGGTTTTTACCTCAGCGGTCAGTTGCTGACCGAGGACTATTACGTCTTCAACAAACTGGTCAAAGGGCTGCTGGGTACCAACAACCTCGATACCAATTCGCGCCTGTGCATGAGCAGTGCTGTGGCCGGCTACAAGGCCACGCTGGGTGCCGATGCGCCGCCGGCCTGCTACGAAGATATCGACCTGGCCGGCTGCCTGTTCATCACCGGCAGCAATATGGCCTGGGCCCACCCGATTCTGTTCAGACGGGTGGAAGAGGCCAAGGCGCGCAACCCTCAGCTAAAGATCATCGTGGCCGATCCGCGCAAGACGGAGACTGCGGAGCTGGCGGATCTGTATCTTCCACTGCAGCCGGGCAGCGATGTGATGCTGTTTCACGGCCTGTTGCACATCATGCTGTGGGAGGGCTGGACGGACAGCGCCTATATCGCGCGGCATACCAGCGGCTTTGCCGAACTCAAGCAGTTGGTGCGCGAGGCGACGCCGGAGCAGGTGTCCCGCGTCTGCGGTCTGCCCGTGGCTGATCTTTACCAGGCCGCGCGCTGGATGGCATTGGGCGGAGCCGAAGCTCTGGACGGCCAGCGCCAGCCCACGCTCAGCCTGTATTGCCAGGGCCTGAATCAGAGCCGCAGCGGCACGGCCAATAACGCGGCGCTGATCAATCTGCATCTGGCCACCGGCCAGATCGGCAGGCCGGGCGCAGGGCCGCTGTCGCTGACCGGCCAACCCAATGCCATGGGCGGGCGCGAGGTGGGCGGTCTGTCCAATCTGCTTAGCGCCCACCGCGATCTGGCCAACCCCGAGCACCGTGCCGAAGTCGCTAGCCTGTGGGGTGTGGACGCTGTTCCCGCGCAACCGGGCAAGGCGGCACTGGAGATGTTCGAGGCCGCCGCCGACGGGCAGATCAAGGCCTTGTGGATTGCCTGCACCAATCCGGCGCAGAGCATGCCCAATCAGGCCATGGTGCGCAGGGCGTTGGAACGTGCCGAGCTGGTCGTGGTGCAGGAAGCGTTTGCCGCCACCGAAACCACGGCCTATGCCGATGTGCTGCTGCCGGCCACTACCTGGGGCGAGAAGCTGGGCACGGTCACCAACAGCGAGCGGCGCATCTCCCGCGTACGCTCTGCCGTGGCCGCCCCGGGGCTGGCGCAGCATGACTGGCAGATCGGCGTGCAACTGGCACAGCGGCTGGAACGGCGGTTGCGCCCCGGGCTGCCCAGCCTGTTTGCCTATGACACGGCTCAGGCCGAGGCCGGTGCCGAGGCCATCTGGAACGAGCACCGCGAAAGCACGCGAGGACGCGATCTGGATATCACCGGCCTGAGCTGGAGCGTGCTGGAGGCACAAGGTCCGCAGCAATGGCCCATGCCCAGCGGCGCAGACACCGGAGTCAAACGCCTGTATGCCGACGGGCGCTTTGCCACGGCCGACGGCCGCGCCACTTTCGATGTTCAGCCCTGGAAAGCCGTGGCCGTGCCGCGCGACGCCCGCCATCCCTTCAGCCTCAATACCGGCAGGCTCAGAGACCAGTGGCATGGCATGACGCGCACCGGGCAGCTGGGCCGGCTCTTCTCCCATGTCAGCGAGCCGCAGCTGCAAATGCATGCGCAGGACATGCAGCGCCTGCAGCTGCAGTCTGGCGATCTGGTTCATGTCTCCAACCCCTTGGGCGCGATTGCTTTGCCGGTGGTTGCCGATGCGGGCTTGCAGCCGGCCCAGGTGTATCTGCCCATGCACTGGGGCAGCATGTTTCTGAGTGGCAAAAGCTCCAAGGGGCTGCGACTTGCCGGCGTGAATGCGTTGACCACGGACCAGCGCTGCCCGCGTTCGCGCCAGCCCGAGCTCAAACATGTGGCGGTCAAGGTGCTCAAGGCCGAGATGCCCTGGACCTGCCTGGGTATGGCATGGCTGGATGAATCCCAGGTGCAGCGGGTGCGCCAGGCCTTGGCCGCTTTGATGCAGGAATTCGACTTTGCCAGCAGCGTGCTGTTTGGCCGTGCCGTGCCGCTGGAGCAGGCCGCGCAGGGGCGCAGCGGCGTGCAGTTTCGCGCCGCCGCCTATGAGGCGCCTTCTGCCGCCGTGCTGGCGCGGCTGCATGAGCTGCTGCAGCTGGGCGGGACCGATGCTCTGCGCTATGTGGATGCGCGTCGCCAGTGCAGCCGTGCCATGGCGCTGCGCAAGCATGAGGGGCAGACCTTGCTCGACAGCTTTCTGCTCTGCGGCGATGCCAGTGCCGGCCAATGGCTGGCACCGATCTTGCGTGATGAGCAATCAACCCAGAGCTTCGGTCGCCTGTTGCTGGCCTCCGGAAAAATGCCGCCAACGGCCATGCCGGCCAGATCCCGTCAGGTCTGTGCCTGCATGAATGTAGATGAGGCCGGCATTACCCAGCAGCTGCAGCAATGCAGCGGCACGGCGCAGGAGCGTCTGGAGAGTTTGAAAAGCCAGCTGGGTTGCGGCACGCGCTGCGGCTCCTGCATTCCGCAGATCAAGCAGCTGGTGCAAAGCGTTGCTGTCGTTGCATAA
- a CDS encoding NAD-dependent succinate-semialdehyde dehydrogenase — MSIAYPDTQLLIEGQWQDAASGKKIDVRNPATGEVIGRVAHADITDLDRALAAADKGFQVWRKVSAHERGAIMRRAAALLKERADEIAALLTQEQGKPLAEAKVEIIAGAGIIEWFADESLRIYGRIVPSRKPEIQQLVIKEPVGPVAAFTPWNFPVNQIVRKIGAALASGCSFLCKAPEETPASPAALLKCFVDAGIPAGVVGLVYGDPAQISSYLIASPVIRKVTFTGSTAVGKQLAALAGQHMKRSTMELGGHAPVIVAEDADVELAVKAAGAAKFRNAGQVCISPTRFLVHNSVREDFTRAMVAHAQALSVGNGLEKGVQMGPLANPRRVTALTQMVQDAEKHGAKLLAGGNAFGDAGNFFAPTVLADVPLSADIFNNEPFGPVAAIRGFDKLEDAIQEANRLSYGLAAYAFTRSLKTAHQLSQDVETGMLWVNQPALPSAELPFGGVKDSGYGSEGGPEALESYLVSKAVAITCV; from the coding sequence ATGAGCATTGCATACCCAGATACCCAGCTTTTGATTGAAGGCCAGTGGCAGGACGCCGCCAGTGGCAAGAAGATTGATGTGCGCAACCCCGCCACGGGCGAGGTGATTGGCCGCGTGGCCCATGCCGATATCACTGATCTGGACCGCGCTCTGGCCGCGGCAGACAAAGGTTTCCAAGTCTGGCGCAAGGTCTCGGCACACGAGCGCGGCGCCATCATGCGCCGTGCAGCCGCCTTGCTCAAGGAGCGTGCCGACGAGATTGCTGCGCTGCTGACCCAGGAGCAAGGCAAGCCGTTGGCCGAAGCCAAGGTGGAAATCATTGCCGGTGCCGGCATCATTGAATGGTTTGCCGACGAGTCGCTGCGCATTTACGGCCGCATCGTGCCTTCGCGCAAGCCCGAGATCCAGCAACTGGTCATCAAGGAGCCCGTGGGCCCGGTGGCGGCTTTCACGCCCTGGAACTTCCCCGTCAACCAGATCGTGCGCAAGATTGGTGCGGCGCTAGCTTCGGGTTGCTCCTTCCTGTGCAAAGCACCTGAAGAAACTCCCGCTTCGCCTGCCGCGCTGCTCAAATGTTTTGTGGATGCCGGCATTCCCGCCGGCGTGGTGGGTCTGGTCTATGGCGATCCGGCCCAGATTTCTTCCTACCTGATTGCCAGCCCCGTGATCCGCAAGGTCACCTTCACCGGCTCCACCGCCGTAGGCAAGCAGCTGGCGGCGCTGGCCGGTCAGCACATGAAGCGTTCCACCATGGAGCTGGGCGGTCACGCTCCCGTGATCGTGGCCGAGGATGCCGATGTGGAGCTGGCTGTGAAGGCGGCCGGTGCGGCCAAGTTCCGCAACGCGGGCCAGGTCTGCATCTCGCCCACGCGCTTTCTGGTGCACAACAGCGTGCGTGAGGATTTCACCCGCGCCATGGTGGCTCATGCCCAGGCGCTGAGCGTGGGCAACGGCCTGGAAAAAGGCGTGCAGATGGGCCCGCTGGCCAATCCGCGCCGCGTGACCGCGCTGACGCAAATGGTGCAGGACGCCGAAAAGCACGGTGCCAAGCTGCTGGCCGGCGGCAACGCTTTTGGCGATGCAGGCAACTTCTTTGCGCCCACGGTGCTGGCCGATGTGCCGCTGTCGGCAGACATCTTCAACAACGAGCCTTTCGGCCCCGTGGCCGCCATTCGCGGCTTCGACAAGCTGGAAGATGCTATTCAAGAGGCCAACCGCCTCTCATACGGTCTGGCGGCCTATGCCTTCACCCGCTCGCTCAAGACGGCGCATCAGCTGTCGCAGGATGTGGAGACGGGCATGCTGTGGGTGAACCAGCCTGCGCTGCCCTCGGCCGAGCTGCCGTTTGGCGGTGTCAAGGATTCCGGCTACGGTTCCGAAGGCGGCCCCGAGGCGCTGGAGTCGTATCTGGTATCCAAGGCCGTGGCTATTACCTGTGTGTAA
- a CDS encoding FUSC family protein, which produces MSLASYDRFLERAAGWGFDSPRLRQHLRTAFAACLAVFAAWALGLQHPQWAGMTVWAASQPLRGQMLEKSFFRITGTIIGIAGGVGLVLLAQGHLLYLVTGLALWMGLCAGLGNLQRGFASYGTMLAGYSAAMVALLDSGHPAHVYALGWDRLLTALTGVVAALIVGWLFIPADAEIPGNGQVRRLCARLLRDMAAAARQVKPGQSALSPKELAERLSALALIEEGLEPHAAGSQRSRRAVRALRRLMNTQISALLWLRDSTGKTITADFSSAHALTMAEALEQAAKLLETQPAPHAAIDAIARARDAAAGWGHAQEIIGNIGLALQAHLVAASDLPLPSQHRARQLPVVLHSDWVSARRAMLRAFSSIFLVGLIWVITGWSGGAYMLLGLSVMITVFSSFENPAFTMRYVILGQAMGAAVALACQWLVWPLAGSQLQMVLWMMPFIFIGALLFSHRRTMLSGYDCNMVLLLALSPQFPYTLDYGHSLAMAVAIITGPLAGWLAYRFILPITVQGRLQGLRAMMVHELQDMAAAPMHTKDVRIWRARLFHRLLRLVRASEKAGPAEVQQAASCGLAALRVGKAVHVLHGLSDDVLQSESTARSVRSALLRLQNLQAAPAKAVPLLRAVAKRIQHRQPEQALQLQLAAQDIGAHPTFFASTAKIA; this is translated from the coding sequence ATGAGCCTGGCCAGCTACGACCGCTTTCTGGAGCGCGCCGCCGGTTGGGGCTTTGACAGCCCGCGCCTGCGCCAGCATCTGCGCACCGCGTTTGCAGCCTGTCTGGCCGTATTCGCTGCCTGGGCTCTGGGGCTACAACACCCGCAATGGGCAGGCATGACGGTCTGGGCCGCTTCTCAGCCTCTGCGCGGCCAAATGCTGGAGAAAAGCTTTTTCCGTATCACCGGCACCATCATCGGCATCGCGGGCGGCGTGGGCCTGGTGCTGCTGGCACAAGGCCATCTGCTGTATCTGGTCACGGGCCTGGCCCTCTGGATGGGGCTGTGCGCAGGCCTGGGCAATCTGCAGCGCGGCTTTGCGTCTTACGGCACCATGCTGGCCGGCTACTCTGCAGCCATGGTGGCCCTGCTCGATTCCGGCCATCCCGCCCATGTGTACGCACTGGGCTGGGACCGACTGCTGACCGCACTCACCGGCGTGGTGGCAGCGCTCATCGTGGGCTGGCTGTTCATTCCTGCGGACGCAGAGATTCCGGGCAACGGCCAGGTGCGCCGCCTGTGCGCCCGTTTGCTGCGCGATATGGCTGCGGCAGCCCGACAGGTAAAGCCGGGCCAGAGCGCCTTGAGCCCCAAAGAACTGGCCGAGCGACTTTCGGCCCTGGCCTTGATCGAGGAAGGGCTGGAGCCGCATGCGGCCGGCTCGCAGCGCTCACGCCGCGCCGTGCGTGCTCTGCGCCGGCTGATGAACACGCAAATCTCTGCGCTGCTGTGGCTGCGTGACAGCACGGGCAAGACCATCACCGCCGATTTCAGCAGCGCCCATGCACTGACCATGGCCGAAGCGCTGGAGCAGGCCGCCAAGCTGCTGGAAACCCAGCCCGCTCCGCATGCCGCCATAGATGCCATCGCCAGGGCTCGCGATGCCGCTGCCGGCTGGGGCCATGCCCAGGAAATCATTGGCAACATCGGCCTGGCCCTGCAGGCCCATCTGGTGGCCGCCAGCGATCTGCCCCTGCCCAGCCAGCATCGCGCCCGCCAGCTGCCCGTGGTGCTGCACAGCGACTGGGTCAGCGCCCGCCGCGCCATGCTGCGCGCTTTCAGCTCCATCTTTCTGGTGGGCCTGATCTGGGTCATCACCGGCTGGAGCGGCGGCGCCTATATGCTGCTGGGTCTGTCGGTGATGATCACCGTGTTCTCCTCCTTCGAGAACCCGGCCTTCACCATGCGCTATGTGATCCTGGGCCAGGCCATGGGAGCCGCCGTGGCCCTGGCCTGCCAGTGGCTGGTCTGGCCGCTGGCCGGCAGCCAGCTGCAGATGGTGCTGTGGATGATGCCCTTCATCTTCATAGGCGCCCTGCTGTTCAGCCACCGCCGCACCATGCTCTCGGGCTATGACTGCAATATGGTGCTGCTGCTGGCGCTGTCGCCGCAGTTTCCCTACACCCTGGATTACGGCCATTCGCTGGCCATGGCCGTGGCCATCATCACCGGCCCCCTGGCCGGCTGGCTGGCTTACCGCTTCATACTGCCGATCACGGTGCAAGGCAGGCTGCAAGGCCTGCGCGCCATGATGGTCCATGAGCTGCAGGACATGGCCGCAGCCCCCATGCACACCAAGGATGTGCGCATCTGGCGCGCTCGCCTGTTCCACCGCCTGCTGCGTCTGGTGCGTGCCAGCGAGAAAGCCGGCCCCGCCGAAGTACAGCAAGCCGCCAGTTGCGGACTGGCCGCTCTGCGCGTGGGCAAGGCCGTCCACGTGCTGCACGGCTTGAGCGACGATGTGCTGCAGTCCGAAAGCACGGCACGCAGCGTGCGCAGCGCACTGCTGCGCCTGCAAAACCTGCAGGCGGCACCTGCCAAGGCCGTGCCCTTGCTGCGCGCGGTTGCCAAACGAATCCAACACCGGCAGCCCGAGCAGGCCTTGCAGCTGCAACTGGCAGCCCAGGACATTGGAGCGCATCCAACCTTTTTTGCCAGCACCGCCAAGATTGCCTGA
- a CDS encoding MarR family transcriptional regulator: MSFADAPSRDRLGFLMVTLTRQWRRLVEDQLAASGLTDATWTPLIHLRAWGDGVTQKELAERVGLDGSSLVRLLDILEGHAWVERRADAADRRSKRIFLTAEGHVAVDRIRATMLQAELAMLQDLSETEVEAMLGGVNKIRARIEQMHVERCNTPQPEDAPEVRA, encoded by the coding sequence ATGTCTTTTGCTGATGCACCTTCCCGCGACCGTCTGGGCTTTCTGATGGTCACCCTCACCCGCCAATGGCGCCGCCTGGTGGAAGATCAGCTGGCCGCCAGCGGCCTGACCGATGCCACCTGGACGCCACTGATCCATTTGCGCGCCTGGGGCGATGGCGTGACCCAGAAGGAACTGGCCGAGCGTGTGGGCCTGGACGGCTCCAGTCTGGTGCGTCTGCTGGACATTCTGGAAGGCCATGCCTGGGTGGAGCGCCGCGCCGATGCTGCCGACCGCCGCAGCAAACGCATTTTTCTCACCGCCGAAGGCCATGTCGCCGTGGATCGCATACGCGCCACCATGCTGCAGGCAGAGCTGGCCATGCTGCAAGACCTGAGCGAGACAGAAGTCGAAGCCATGCTGGGCGGGGTCAACAAGATCCGTGCACGCATAGAGCAGATGCATGTCGAGCGTTGCAACACGCCACAACCCGAGGATGCACCCGAGGTGAGAGCATGA
- a CDS encoding YeiH family protein yields the protein MNTTTLSHSSQPQGWMQKTTALLPGLLLAGVIAAVATWAAQFPVIKSNGLSALTLAIIIGLVIGNTVYPAMASQCHSGIAFTKARLLRAGIVLYGLRLTFQDIGHVGMAGVVIDALVLSSTFLLAQWIGQKLLGMDKRTTLLVGAGASICGAAAVLATEPVAKGRAEDVAVAVATVVVFGTIGTFLYPALFHWNAEYGWLNVDAQQYGIFVGSTVHEVAQVVAAGEAIGSQAADTAVIAKMVRVMMLAPFLLILSMWLSRSERKQGVSNGSPTSNKITIPWFALGFVVMAGINSLGVLPKELVSVGVQLDNALLAIAMAALGLTTHIRAVRAAGTKPLILAALLFAWLLVAGLLLNLWIPTLF from the coding sequence TTGAACACCACGACTTTGTCCCACTCAAGCCAGCCCCAGGGCTGGATGCAGAAAACCACTGCCCTGCTGCCTGGCCTGTTGCTGGCGGGCGTCATTGCCGCCGTGGCCACCTGGGCCGCCCAATTCCCCGTCATCAAGAGCAACGGCCTGAGCGCACTGACGCTGGCCATCATCATCGGCCTGGTCATAGGCAACACCGTCTATCCTGCCATGGCCAGTCAGTGCCACAGCGGCATCGCCTTCACCAAGGCACGCCTGCTGCGCGCCGGCATCGTGCTGTACGGCCTGCGCCTGACATTTCAGGACATCGGCCATGTCGGCATGGCCGGCGTGGTGATTGACGCCCTGGTGCTTTCCAGCACCTTCCTGCTGGCGCAATGGATTGGTCAGAAGCTGCTGGGCATGGACAAGCGCACCACCTTGCTGGTGGGCGCCGGTGCCTCCATCTGCGGTGCCGCTGCCGTGCTGGCCACCGAGCCCGTGGCCAAGGGCCGCGCCGAAGATGTGGCCGTGGCCGTGGCCACCGTGGTGGTGTTCGGCACCATAGGCACCTTCCTCTACCCTGCCCTGTTCCACTGGAATGCCGAGTACGGCTGGCTCAATGTGGATGCGCAGCAATACGGCATCTTCGTCGGCTCCACCGTGCACGAAGTAGCCCAGGTCGTTGCCGCTGGCGAAGCCATCGGCAGCCAGGCCGCCGACACCGCCGTGATCGCCAAGATGGTGCGCGTGATGATGCTGGCCCCCTTCCTGCTGATTCTGTCCATGTGGCTGTCGCGCAGCGAGCGCAAGCAAGGTGTGAGCAACGGCAGCCCCACTAGCAACAAGATCACCATTCCCTGGTTTGCTCTGGGCTTTGTGGTGATGGCGGGTATCAATTCCCTGGGCGTGCTGCCCAAGGAACTGGTCAGCGTCGGTGTGCAGCTCGATAACGCCTTGCTGGCCATTGCCATGGCAGCCCTGGGCCTGACCACCCATATCCGCGCCGTGCGCGCTGCAGGCACCAAGCCGCTGATCCTGGCCGCCCTGCTGTTTGCATGGTTGCTGGTGGCCGGTCTGCTGCTGAACCTATGGATTCCCACCCTGTTCTAA